gtcggggcagtgcactgattggctgagcaggacaccaggTAGCCCGGGGCCTGAGAAACGGGCCAGAGCGCGGTCAGGTAATGGATTAGCCTGGCTGTGAGtatgctgtgagtatgtaaagctatagaaaatgaaaagaaagagTATCGCAGCGACTTTTCTGCGCAACTCACAGTGTgtaatccgctgcaatactgtatGTGTAAAACTGTCCTAAAGTGAATTTCTCAGGTCTGTTACCTAAGGGCATTCATTTGGATCCActtttccatcgacttccataataaaaaaaaaacccagattgaaacaaatctgttttttttaaatacacaaaaatgtagcagaacaagtttttttttgtacggtaaaagtaacaatttaaaaaacagcaccacaactGTCCTAAAGTATAACCATTTACTttcaggaagaaagcagctattttttctaatcctggatatggCTTTCATTCTGCTGTGTGAGCATATCCTAGGTGTTGTGACAACAGTTACATTCATTTTTCTGGTTGTCTACAGTGTAAAAAGATGGAGATAGTATTACCTGGAGATTATTACCTGTCTGATTATTATACTGTCATGGTTTCATAGAATAAAGTACTATTTTTAAACTTAAATTTTTCCATattcaggagaaaaaaaatatttcagattCCATGGATGCATGCAGCCCGACATGGATGGGACGTGGAAAAAGATGCTCCGTTATTTAGAAACTGGGCAATTCATACAGGTATTGAGCATAACAAATATACTGCATATAATACGAGTGGTATATGCATCTGTGTGTTTTCTGATATCTATGTTCTCTTGTGTTTGTAGGAAAATATCAACCTGAAGTAGACAAACCAGACCCAAAGACATGGAAGGCAAACTTCAGATGTGCAATGAACTCATTGCCGGATATAGAAGAGGTGAAGGATAAAAGTATGAAGAAAGGAAACAATGCATTCAGAGTGTACAGGATGATACCAGTTGCAGAAAGACCATCAAAAAGAGGTTTGACTTCATTTTACTGCCCTACAATGGTTTACCTAAATGGTCTACAGAGTATCCTTAAAATGGGTACTCTGGCCCGGctatatttttcagatatggccgtggccggggagggggggggggggttggatgctggaggtgacttacctccctggttccagcgccgggtcccagatcgcggCGCCCCGTGTTTTATgacttttaaggggtactctgacagtggtttaaaaaaaaaaaaaaaaaacatgctgcagaaCCATATAGAATTCTTTCCCAAGTTCTGAAACCagcaaaaaatccatttgttttgggggtcttagtcCTGTACTTcttagttgctcagtactacaattcccagaatgcattgctttcacaCAGCCCTCCTGCCTTTCTACTTCCCTCCCAAAGTGCTCCTTCCAGCTCCCCACCCGaagctattgcagaacatctaatttcactgcagactattgcacagtgaGTTTGCATCACCTGCTGTATCAGCTCTCTGTCCGCTCTTTCTGTGGCATtattcatcacaaggcagcataAACAGAGATTGCCCTGAATGTCCCAATAAATATACATCTGTGTATATGAGATGGGGATTGTGTTGTAGGCTGTAGAGGCTGATCAGAGATTGTGACATCCCTCAGATGGCAGGGCTAGAGCTTAGGGACAGGATCCAGCTAAGTCTCCTGTGATACCACTATATTAGTAACCTATATATCTTGgagtgatagttttatttaaagggaatctgtcagcactcggaCACGACCagagttgctgacagtgttatataggtcacagcaccctattcaactgtttcattctatggtttgctagattccgccatccgcctgaAAATCGAACCCGCTCCCATTCTATggatggacggcggaatctggcaaaccatagaatgaagcctaggGACCAGCGGAGATACGCATGTTCCCCAGCGAACACACACGGGAAATCAACGGcgggtgatccgccgggatttcgtagtgtggacatacccttagtgtCACCAAATGTTAAAGAGGAAGTGCGCCTCTCCGGCCACACACACGCCCTGTAACGTCTCCTTCTTGGTTCCTCCTCCTTTTGAATATTAATTTCATATCGGCCTCCAGTTCCCATGCCGCTGATGATGCGCATATCCTGTGTCCTAAACTCAGTCAAGTGCCATAGCCAAGAAGAGTAGCGGATGCGTTAAGCTTAATTCCGTCAGTGTAAGTGGGCCACTCTTCCCGGCTACAGCACTTGAATACGTTTGGGACACAGTGCTGACAGATTCGCTtacaatacaattttctgatatccGAATACCCCTTTTAACTTTCTCCAAGATACATAGAATGCCCATTGTCAACATATCCGAAGATATTTATCCATGTCTTACATTTTAAGTAAAAGTCTTTTGTATTTTTCCAAAGACTCTGAAGGCTTTAACACAAACTGACTATTTTTACTTCTTAGTGTTTTATGTTTGCAACTTCCTCTTGAGATTTTTATGCGACCATAGAAAAAAAATGAGCAGTTTCCCTTTTCACTTCCTCATATCTGTAGGGTTCCTTCCTTCACTTTAAGCAATGTGATACTGCCAACAGCATGCAAAAAAGGACATGCCTATTTATGCATGTACGGTACTGATGTCATATTACACATTTTATTATAATCAGTGCATTTTATTATAAGACTTTTTGCTATAACAGTAAATTGTCAATAAAGACGTGTCcaatgtgaggctatgttcacactacgtaagagaccgcctgttctctggccggatcatccttCCGGCTGGATCTTCCCTACCGCAGAGCTCTAATGCAGGCACATCAGcacgcgtccgcatcagagcttcccatagcgcacagtgaagcaagcggccggagccgctcgcttcactgtgtgaactgacagggattcactgtgtgaactgacaggcgcagaaaactgacgacgtatacgatgtgtatacgctccggccgggatcccattaaaagtaaggcattgttccaccgcaccaaaagtacggccgttgttgtcatcggcagcaacagccgtacttttacgtagtttaAATATAGCCTGAAGCAGAAACTTGAAAGTATTggaatacactatgggggacatttattaagtccggtgttttctgcgccggacttaaaaatgtccccgcagcgccgacagtacggagatttatgaagaggagcactgcctctacataaatcctgtgtgaaCCAGTGCacgcgccaggaaacctacgccagctcagagctggagtaggtttcctgactatttttaaGCGAAACAAATGATGAATAGAGAGGACTCTGAGTCTGCTCCCCCCGTTCCATCCCCTccaaccccctccccgcccccctggcgcacCGGGCGGAtagtggccagatgcgaatattttatttgctaaACGTCCATTTGGGAATAAATTTATTTACATCTGGCCCCTTTACACCGAAAAATACgcctttttattttaataaatgtccccctatgggtATATGTATTCCTTGAATAGAATAAGAGTGAAAATCTCATGTTTGTTTTTCTATTGTTATTAGGgtttttcagggtttttttttgttctccaaACCTATATATAAAGATTATCTAATTGCCTTGAACAGACTGATGCAACAGTCTTGTTATAACAGCCAtaaaatatttttgctcagttacACAGATTGTGAAAGAGTGAATTGTTGAGTAACCTTGTTTTAGAAAGCTCCTAGTCATATTATGTAAAGCATATGCCGTAATCATACAGGTAGAAGCAAAGTCTATTAGAAGAAGTCTGTATTCATTTATTACCCCGATGTAGGATGAACACTGTAAATAGATACAAGCTTTATTTAACATAGGAGAAGCACTCAAAATCCAAGCAATTGCTTACAGAAGCATTCCCCCTTTATTTGCTGCCCAGGAGTAAGGGGGCATACTTACCCTCCTGTGCTAATTGTTGCCTCCCAGCACCGCATTGTTGCCCAGTTCAGAGGCTTTTCTGGTCCCGCTGTAGGATTATGTGACCATGCCACTGACTGTCTGCCATGCTCTTTGCATATGAACTGCCTTAAAGTCACTGACTTCAATGTACCTCTATGAGAGCTTATCAAGTTTTTGAATAAAGTAGTTTACATCCCTCTAGTCTAGAGTTCTGCTCCTTTATGGATCTGATCAGTACAGTAGTGTACACATTTTCCTGCAAATCCTTCGTTTGTATTTATTTACAGTagagactaaagcccctattacgcgGGGGCGATgtaaggagcaaacgagtgctgtcagtgctcatttgctcctcgttccccgcttgctggcgGCGCGATTACACACGACAGCAGCGAGCCGGtgagagtcgggggggggggggggctgtccgggttatcactagattgtctgggcagcccatagaagatagcagcagtctgctgccaccgctcctattccacagagcgacggcagcagatcgttgctatattagtcgtttgtctttaaacatgttgaaaggcaaacgacagcaatgatcagccgacattgtcatgtcagctgatcgttgtcttctattacacaagacgattgtcagccgtaacggccgatatcgtcaGAATACGGCTAATAATCGTTTTGTTGATCTGAGCATATCCAAACACTTTAGTAACCAAGGAATATGGGGAATtagtaagtgtatacagtatatctctttCAAATTTGAAATaagttttattttacataattCATCATTAGGTCTATATTGGTTCATGAGTGAAGTGTGGCTCTTTTTCATTGCAAGATGTGTATTGGTCCTGAGTGCTGGACAAACAAGACGGACAGATGGACGGATGGACCCTTGATCAAATGTAAATTGTGAAACGTTATTTTTTATGCAGGAAAAAGAGCCAAAagcagaaaaagaagaaaagataaAACAAGAAAAGGTGTGTAATTGATTGCTTTGCATAAAGCTTTCTGAAAGGTCAAACATTTATATTGTTCATGGTATATAAAGCATTAAAgtgggtactccagcgggggcgGGGGACACTTTTTTGCGGgaccgggaggaggtggctgagggaaaagacgtccactcacctccccagttccagcggtgggtcccgcagtGCGGCGCTCCGATGCCCGGTTGCCGTCCGGTCCGTttaaagtccgctcagatcccgcctttgtcactgactggctaagtggacctgagacgtatcgtctcgggcctgcgtcagacaccaggcaGCGTCTgggaactggggaccggagcgcccgCGATACAGGACCCCctgatggaaccggggaggtgagtggacgtcttttccctcagccacctcctccctgatcccagcaaaaaagtgcctccccgctggagtacccctttaaagcacctGTTGCCGCTATGGGACCTGTAGTGGTATGCTGGCTGCAGTGCTGGAATGGAAGTCCAGTTGAGCCTTTTATGTCCTGAAAGTGATGTGATAACAGGTGTGCAGTATAAAAACAAAGGGCCATAAGATGTTGCAGGCTTGccagtctaatgctgcgtttacaaggagtgataattcgcccgatcatatgATTAACGATTTGAAAGTAATGATTTCTTTATAACGGTCAgcctttagacggaacgatatattgtacgggaaaaatcattttgcgatcgcttaagcctatctcgcacataggtaaatcgccgtgaacgactgtttacacggaacgattagcgaatttttgcgaacgaagatttaagaacatgttgtaagatcaaaatgaacgatttctcgctcgtgcttgatcgttcgctgcgtttacacgtacgattatcattcgaatttgattgttatcgtgcaaattcgcatgataatcggtccgtgtaaacgcagcataaaagctGCTCACTTTCTCCAGCAATAGCATTATATTGGATGAGAGATGGTAGATGCCAATGTTCTGTATAGATAGACCAGGGTCTGCCCCATAATTTGTATGTCATGGGGTCAATGGAGCCTGCAGTATAGAGTGAGAGAGGGGAGTGGTGTGTTGCAGGAGGTGTTAGTATAATTCATAGACTAATTAATtgactctacccacaatctgtaccCCAACgggcttgtaccttcagatagcggcttttaatccaagatctgtcctgggatccgttcggcggtgatgcagttattgtccttaaaacaacttttaaacttgcagccctgtgtcatactggtgtggcctagattgtgtatgcattagacttgcaccacccctctgtccatcttccctgccctcttcatcattaggaatgccccaggcaggtttctactattcatcagcgtgtgagcactgcacatgggctggatcgttaaggcacctgcgcAATGTTCAcatcagaggaataggaaaaaatctgccagtggcattcctaatgatgaagagggtggggaggagggatggaaggggtggtgcaaggttagggaacacagatactctaggctacgccagtttgacacagggctgcaagtttaaagttgtttttagaacaataaaaACAACGGGCCCCAGGAAAGAACTTGGAATAAAGCAGCTAtcaaaaggtacaagtggtttggg
This sequence is a window from Dendropsophus ebraccatus isolate aDenEbr1 unplaced genomic scaffold, aDenEbr1.pat pat_scaffold_1442_ctg1, whole genome shotgun sequence. Protein-coding genes within it:
- the LOC138775268 gene encoding interferon regulatory factor 2-like; its protein translation is MPVERMRMRPWLEEQINRDCIPGLKWLNKIPWMHAARHGWDVEKDAPLFRNWAIHTGKYQPEVDKPDPKTWKANFRCAMNSLPDIEEVKDKSMKKGNNAFRVYRMIPVAERPSKRGKRAKSRKRRKDKTRK